From a single Serratia surfactantfaciens genomic region:
- a CDS encoding serine/threonine protein kinase, translating into MSTISPDSGTLTAAQPAKWNKTDTVWMFGLYATAVGAGTLFLPINAGLNGPLVLLLMALFAFPLTYLPHRALSRFVLSGSSRDGNIHDVVVEHFGVLAGKIIMVLYLMAFFPIVLVYSISITNALDSFLIHQFHVAPLPRIWLSLAVVVVLNLVLLRGKDSIVAAMGMLVFPLLVFLMGISLYLMPSWNTANFVHGLAATRFDTPGLWHSLWLAVPVMVFSFSHAPIISSFASTQKSLYGDKAERRCARIMRYSYVLICVTVLFFVFSCVLSLSHEDMLQAKEQNITVLTTLANKFSNPLIAYLGPVMAMLAMAKSYLGTSLGVTEGATSLIDGVTRAVGKPLSSRLTHRISAVSLFLLTWAATVWNPSALHIIETISGPLIAAILFILPMYAVRAVPAMRQYRAASNVFVLVMGLIALSALIYGLV; encoded by the coding sequence ATGAGTACGATTTCTCCCGATTCAGGCACGCTGACGGCCGCTCAGCCTGCCAAATGGAACAAAACCGACACCGTCTGGATGTTCGGTCTCTATGCCACCGCGGTGGGTGCCGGCACGCTGTTCTTGCCGATCAACGCCGGCTTGAACGGCCCGCTGGTGTTGCTGTTGATGGCGTTGTTCGCTTTCCCGCTGACCTATTTGCCGCACCGCGCGCTCAGTCGCTTCGTGCTTTCCGGCTCCAGCCGCGACGGCAACATTCACGATGTGGTGGTGGAACACTTCGGCGTGCTGGCCGGCAAAATCATCATGGTGCTGTATCTGATGGCGTTCTTCCCGATCGTGCTGGTGTACAGCATTTCGATCACCAACGCGCTGGACAGCTTCCTGATCCACCAGTTCCACGTGGCGCCGCTGCCGCGCATCTGGCTCAGCCTGGCGGTGGTGGTGGTGCTCAATCTGGTGTTGCTGCGCGGCAAAGACAGCATCGTGGCGGCGATGGGCATGCTGGTGTTTCCGCTGCTGGTGTTCCTGATGGGCATTTCGCTCTATCTGATGCCGAGCTGGAATACCGCCAACTTCGTTCACGGCCTGGCCGCCACCCGCTTTGACACGCCGGGGCTGTGGCATTCGCTGTGGCTGGCGGTGCCAGTGATGGTGTTCTCCTTCAGCCATGCGCCGATCATCTCTTCCTTCGCCTCGACCCAGAAGAGCCTGTACGGCGACAAGGCGGAACGCCGCTGCGCACGCATCATGCGTTACAGCTATGTGCTGATCTGCGTCACCGTGCTGTTCTTCGTGTTCAGCTGCGTGCTGAGCCTGTCTCACGAAGACATGCTGCAGGCGAAGGAGCAGAACATCACCGTGCTGACTACGCTGGCCAACAAGTTCTCCAATCCGCTGATCGCCTATCTTGGCCCGGTGATGGCGATGTTGGCGATGGCCAAGTCCTATCTCGGCACTTCGCTGGGGGTGACGGAAGGGGCGACCAGCCTGATCGACGGCGTCACGCGCGCGGTCGGCAAGCCGCTCAGTTCGCGCCTGACGCACCGCATCTCCGCGGTATCGCTGTTCCTGCTCACCTGGGCGGCGACGGTGTGGAACCCCAGCGCGCTGCACATTATCGAAACCATCAGCGGCCCGCTGATTGCGGCGATCCTGTTCATCCTGCCGATGTACGCCGTGCGTGCGGTGCCGGCGATGCGCCAATACCGCGCGGCGAGCAACGTCTTCGTGCTGGTGATGGGCCTGATCGCGCTGTCGGCGCTGATCTACGGCCTGGTGTGA
- a CDS encoding ABC transporter substrate-binding protein, with protein MHRRITLPALVCAALLASPAMATTYPLTLTDTSGQTITLPQEPKRIVVQDGRDILTLALLDRANPFGRLVAWNNLLKKSDAATWDILQSKWPAAKNIIDMGFSDKGEVNLESVIAKRPDLMIAQLRSKPSLSQTGVLDRLKALNVPVLFIDTMLKPVENTPKSVTLLGETLNRESEARQYTDYYQQHYQAILAKTQAVEPKPQVFFEAKAGLNGLESCCFTHAHVGWGALVEAVGARNIGSALLPGATGDVALEKVIAMKPDAYIVSGSQWASKTNAAVPFGYGVTQQQVDEAFNRMKQRPGFSQVSAVKAGRFYGIYHNFYNHPYNIVGLEYLAKFIYPAQFPDLDPAKTYSEILSRFTEVPEGKGILGAQAPAGK; from the coding sequence GTGCACCGTCGAATCACCTTGCCGGCGCTGGTTTGCGCCGCCTTGCTCGCCTCTCCGGCGATGGCCACCACTTATCCGCTGACGCTGACCGACACTTCCGGCCAGACGATCACCCTCCCGCAAGAGCCGAAACGCATCGTAGTGCAGGACGGGCGCGACATTCTCACGTTGGCGCTGCTCGATCGCGCCAACCCGTTCGGCCGGCTGGTGGCCTGGAATAACCTGCTGAAGAAAAGCGATGCGGCGACCTGGGATATCTTGCAGAGCAAATGGCCGGCGGCGAAAAACATCATCGATATGGGATTCAGCGATAAGGGCGAAGTGAACCTGGAGAGCGTGATCGCCAAGCGGCCCGATCTGATGATCGCCCAGCTGCGCTCCAAGCCTTCGCTGAGCCAGACCGGCGTGCTGGATCGGCTGAAGGCGCTGAACGTGCCGGTGCTGTTCATCGACACCATGCTCAAGCCGGTGGAAAACACGCCGAAAAGCGTGACGCTGCTGGGGGAAACCCTCAACCGCGAAAGCGAGGCCCGGCAATATACCGATTATTATCAGCAGCATTATCAGGCGATTCTGGCCAAGACGCAGGCGGTGGAACCCAAACCACAGGTGTTCTTCGAAGCCAAGGCCGGCCTGAACGGGCTGGAATCCTGCTGCTTCACCCATGCGCACGTCGGCTGGGGGGCGCTGGTTGAGGCGGTCGGCGCGCGCAACATCGGCTCCGCGCTGTTGCCGGGCGCGACCGGCGATGTCGCGCTGGAAAAAGTGATTGCCATGAAGCCGGACGCCTACATCGTTTCCGGCTCGCAGTGGGCCAGCAAGACCAACGCCGCGGTGCCGTTCGGCTACGGCGTGACGCAGCAGCAGGTGGATGAGGCTTTCAACCGCATGAAACAGCGCCCGGGCTTCTCTCAGGTGTCGGCGGTGAAGGCGGGGCGGTTCTACGGCATCTACCATAACTTCTACAACCACCCGTACAATATTGTCGGGCTGGAGTATCTGGCGAAGTTTATCTATCCGGCGCAGTTCCCGGATCTGGACCCGGCCAAGACCTACAGCGAGATCCTCAGTCGTTTTACCGAAGTGCCGGAAGGCAAGGGCATTTTGGGCGCGCAGGCGCCGGCGGGGAAATAA
- a CDS encoding MarC family NAAT transporter, protein MTGILQLFQAIGLGLVLLLPLANPLTTVALLLGLSGNMTREERNQQSLMASVYVFCIMTVAFYAGQVVMNTFGISIPGLRIAGGLIVAFIGFRMLFPQQSADEAPEVESKSHELRHKTSANIAFVPLAMPSTAGPGTIAMIISSASSVKDNTLGFEPWVLAVAPVAIFLTVAVILWACLLSSGAIMRLVGKSGIEAISRLMGFLLVCMGVQFIINGVLEIISTYTPAAA, encoded by the coding sequence ATGACGGGTATTTTGCAGTTATTCCAGGCCATCGGACTGGGTTTGGTGCTGCTGTTGCCGCTGGCCAACCCACTGACCACGGTGGCGTTGCTGCTCGGGTTATCCGGCAATATGACGCGTGAGGAGCGCAATCAGCAGTCGCTGATGGCCTCGGTTTATGTGTTCTGCATCATGACGGTGGCGTTTTACGCCGGCCAGGTGGTGATGAACACCTTCGGTATTTCGATCCCCGGCCTGCGCATCGCCGGCGGCCTGATCGTCGCCTTCATCGGTTTCCGCATGTTGTTCCCGCAACAAAGCGCCGATGAGGCGCCGGAGGTGGAGAGCAAGTCGCACGAGCTGCGCCATAAGACCTCGGCCAACATCGCCTTCGTGCCGTTGGCCATGCCGAGCACCGCCGGGCCGGGCACCATCGCGATGATCATCAGCTCGGCGTCGAGCGTCAAAGATAACACGCTGGGTTTTGAACCCTGGGTGCTGGCCGTGGCGCCGGTCGCCATCTTCCTGACGGTCGCGGTGATCCTGTGGGCCTGTCTGCTCAGCTCCGGCGCCATCATGCGGTTGGTGGGGAAAAGCGGCATCGAGGCGATCTCGCGCCTGATGGGCTTCCTGCTGGTGTGTATGGGCGTGCAGTTCATCATCAACGGCGTGTTGGAGATCATCTCCACCTATACGCCGGCCGCCGCCTAA
- a CDS encoding tyrosine-type recombinase/integrase: MYTVLTDAKLRKLNGKPIPKLIEMPDGGGLSIRITPLGLIVFQYRYRYAGKARRMTLGSYDEISLKEARDMVQEAKRVLAEGKDPITVKSMTLAEIAGAPTVKDCLSHWVASAQAQRLVKLQYWERAFARHITPFVGSMIVDEMQISHWQPVFKRMRDSGAETFAGIMLSKIKQVFSYCLRTEKIRINPLAALRISDVGKPVGTGKRYFSDAEIGRFWLTLESSRIYHQNKIFIKLLLLTGCRGVELRKARKGEFDLKNRTWRVPAEHSKTRQPFVRGLSEDAVKLIEEAMELFPNINQLFPPAIVQGDRPMSAGVLLNMAEQLRNEMGVYDWAMHDLRRTAKTKMSELGIEPHVSEKVLGHKLGGEMAVYDQHSYLKEQQNALDIWADHVASCVSSMRP; this comes from the coding sequence ATGTACACAGTGCTCACCGATGCCAAACTCCGCAAGCTTAATGGAAAACCCATCCCAAAACTGATCGAGATGCCTGACGGCGGCGGCCTGTCTATCCGCATAACACCACTTGGGTTGATTGTCTTCCAGTACCGTTACCGGTACGCAGGTAAGGCGCGTCGCATGACACTTGGAAGTTACGACGAGATTTCGCTCAAAGAAGCGCGCGATATGGTTCAAGAAGCCAAACGCGTCCTGGCAGAAGGGAAAGACCCCATCACAGTGAAATCCATGACGCTAGCGGAAATTGCTGGCGCCCCCACAGTAAAAGACTGCCTGTCCCATTGGGTTGCCAGCGCACAGGCTCAGCGCCTTGTTAAACTGCAGTACTGGGAGAGAGCTTTCGCCAGGCACATCACGCCTTTTGTTGGCAGCATGATCGTTGATGAGATGCAGATATCTCACTGGCAGCCAGTTTTCAAAAGGATGCGGGATAGTGGCGCTGAAACGTTCGCAGGAATCATGCTTTCTAAGATAAAGCAGGTCTTCTCGTATTGCCTACGGACGGAAAAGATTCGCATAAACCCTTTGGCAGCACTACGCATTAGCGACGTAGGAAAACCGGTAGGGACTGGGAAGCGCTATTTTAGTGATGCTGAGATCGGTAGGTTCTGGCTAACCCTAGAGTCATCCAGGATTTACCATCAGAATAAAATATTCATCAAATTACTTCTTCTAACTGGGTGTCGTGGTGTTGAGTTGCGGAAAGCAAGGAAGGGGGAGTTTGACTTAAAAAATAGAACGTGGCGTGTTCCTGCAGAACATTCAAAAACACGCCAGCCGTTTGTGAGAGGGCTTTCTGAGGACGCTGTAAAGCTCATTGAGGAGGCAATGGAATTATTCCCTAACATCAACCAACTTTTCCCGCCAGCTATCGTGCAAGGCGATCGGCCAATGTCTGCCGGCGTCCTTTTAAACATGGCGGAGCAACTGCGAAATGAGATGGGGGTTTATGACTGGGCTATGCATGACTTGCGGCGCACGGCAAAAACGAAAATGAGCGAGTTAGGAATAGAGCCCCATGTATCAGAAAAAGTTCTGGGGCATAAACTTGGTGGTGAGATGGCCGTATACGACCAGCATTCATATCTGAAAGAGCAGCAAAATGCTCTGGATATCTGGGCTGATCATGTGGCGTCTTGCGTTTCATCAATGAGGCCTTGA
- a CDS encoding DUF7446 family protein gives MSKVKTMGASPLSGAIFYGTLDTDKGRWVGNKSDVTEMARRSVAEHLYHTGDSHTYELKDGRLLVLSVEIREAD, from the coding sequence ATGAGCAAGGTGAAAACGATGGGCGCCAGCCCGCTGAGTGGCGCAATTTTTTACGGCACGCTGGACACCGACAAGGGCCGCTGGGTTGGTAATAAATCGGACGTAACTGAAATGGCTCGCCGGTCTGTTGCTGAGCATCTTTACCATACCGGTGACAGCCATACCTACGAGCTGAAAGATGGCCGACTTCTGGTGCTGAGCGTTGAAATTCGGGAGGCTGATTGA
- a CDS encoding HNH endonuclease: MAKLTKAQRAELREKFGGRCAYCGCVLPEKGWHADHVEPVMRESEQDMAAAAKGLFKLKATGKVCHESRDCIENLNPACAPCNLFKTTYSLETFREQIAAQAERARAYSVNFRTAERFGLVEVKDVPVVFWFERAEAQEKAL, encoded by the coding sequence GTGGCAAAGCTGACTAAGGCACAGCGCGCAGAATTGAGGGAGAAGTTCGGTGGCCGGTGCGCTTACTGCGGTTGCGTACTGCCAGAGAAAGGCTGGCACGCCGACCACGTCGAACCAGTGATGCGTGAATCGGAGCAGGACATGGCGGCAGCGGCTAAAGGATTATTCAAGCTGAAGGCAACCGGTAAGGTCTGTCATGAAAGCCGCGACTGCATAGAGAACCTAAACCCGGCTTGCGCACCGTGCAACCTGTTCAAAACGACATACAGCCTCGAGACGTTCCGCGAACAGATAGCAGCCCAGGCGGAGAGAGCTCGAGCGTATAGCGTCAACTTCCGCACAGCTGAGCGCTTCGGCCTAGTTGAAGTGAAAGATGTTCCGGTTGTTTTTTGGTTTGAGCGGGCCGAGGCCCAGGAGAAAGCATTATGA
- a CDS encoding ParB/RepB/Spo0J family partition protein, with protein MSNSINKLIDDKIIKRGKNGLLIRLKDIHVQEGFNKRVDDERTQAADDDLFNHLFQGKPVPPLEVRPRDDGGVWIVEGHRRHRAYLRCRDAGKPAEWVAIMPFTGSDVERIARIMNSNSQLALTPYEQSRVVKELAGFNLSPDEIAALVGKSRATVDKLLALTQANHDVQTLVKDGAVAVDAAVERVKEHGEQAGKVLAGDVEKAKAAGKKKVTKSFIAPKFSAPKSRKLVTLLAQAEVREIDGQTAYILPAGTQLDVLAILDEYRSTSGKENPDGSEI; from the coding sequence ATGTCTAACTCAATCAACAAGCTTATCGACGATAAGATTATTAAACGCGGGAAAAACGGCCTATTAATCAGACTGAAAGACATTCACGTCCAAGAAGGATTCAACAAACGCGTAGACGATGAGCGCACGCAGGCCGCCGACGATGATCTGTTTAACCATCTGTTTCAAGGCAAGCCCGTCCCGCCTCTGGAAGTGCGCCCACGCGATGATGGCGGGGTATGGATTGTTGAGGGCCACCGCCGGCACCGCGCCTATCTGCGTTGTCGTGACGCTGGCAAGCCCGCTGAGTGGGTAGCAATCATGCCGTTTACTGGCAGCGACGTGGAGCGCATAGCGCGCATCATGAACAGCAATAGTCAACTGGCACTTACCCCTTACGAGCAATCGCGGGTGGTAAAAGAGCTCGCTGGCTTCAACCTGTCACCAGATGAGATCGCCGCGCTAGTCGGCAAAAGCCGTGCCACGGTCGATAAGCTGCTTGCCCTCACCCAGGCAAATCACGATGTTCAGACGCTTGTCAAAGATGGCGCTGTTGCCGTCGATGCCGCTGTTGAGCGCGTAAAAGAGCATGGCGAGCAAGCTGGCAAGGTACTGGCTGGCGACGTAGAAAAGGCCAAAGCCGCGGGCAAGAAAAAGGTCACAAAATCCTTTATCGCTCCAAAATTCAGCGCACCAAAGTCCCGCAAGCTCGTCACGCTCTTAGCACAAGCCGAAGTCCGTGAAATCGACGGCCAGACCGCCTACATCCTTCCCGCCGGCACTCAGCTTGATGTGCTCGCCATTCTCGATGAATACCGTTCCACCAGCGGCAAGGAGAATCCAGATGGTTCAGAGATATAA
- a CDS encoding DUF1391 family protein gives MNTTHDMGNNETVKTGVFPNGDGTFTAMTFTKSRDFKTAAGAQRWFARQMAD, from the coding sequence ATGAACACTACTCACGATATGGGCAACAACGAAACAGTGAAGACCGGTGTTTTCCCAAACGGCGACGGCACGTTTACCGCGATGACGTTCACCAAGAGCCGGGATTTTAAAACCGCAGCAGGCGCGCAACGCTGGTTTGCTCGTCAGATGGCCGACTAA
- a CDS encoding helix-turn-helix domain-containing protein: MRITTCNSNANLTLNTRGYKFAGMKTTLAERLNMAMAKRNNMTQAALAEASGVAQPTIWRLTKGKAKTSGRLVDIANALGVNVDWLANGVGEMEGESPPMTTRIEKYSQIPVWDESGATDDFVISPKGKAEPSWKAFILKRNSGCAEAPAGSIVIADSASTPGSGDLVVAKVNNSVSAYRFVDGGSHGYLSVDDARVPLIELAPDSLIGVVVLLLRDFRM, from the coding sequence ATGCGTATTACCACTTGCAATAGCAATGCGAATTTGACGCTTAATACGCGTGGCTATAAATTTGCTGGCATGAAAACGACACTTGCAGAACGCCTTAACATGGCGATGGCCAAACGCAACAACATGACTCAAGCAGCTCTTGCTGAGGCATCAGGCGTTGCTCAGCCGACCATCTGGCGATTAACTAAAGGAAAAGCAAAAACTTCGGGACGGCTCGTCGATATTGCTAATGCCCTTGGTGTGAATGTTGACTGGCTGGCTAATGGCGTTGGTGAAATGGAGGGTGAATCACCTCCTATGACAACTCGCATTGAAAAATACAGCCAGATCCCTGTATGGGATGAAAGCGGGGCTACTGATGACTTTGTGATTTCGCCGAAAGGAAAAGCCGAACCATCATGGAAAGCCTTCATTCTCAAAAGAAATAGCGGATGCGCTGAGGCTCCCGCCGGTTCCATTGTTATTGCTGACTCGGCATCAACGCCAGGATCCGGGGATTTAGTAGTGGCAAAAGTGAATAACTCGGTTTCTGCTTATCGCTTTGTTGATGGCGGGTCACATGGATACTTATCCGTTGACGATGCTAGGGTTCCATTGATTGAACTAGCGCCGGATTCATTGATCGGTGTTGTAGTTCTACTGCTACGCGACTTCAGAATGTAA
- a CDS encoding transcriptional regulator yields the protein MNKAIQKAVSIVGSQQKLASLCGVAQPTVWRWLHGGGIDALYVKRIENATGGKVKAVEIRPDLSDLITTN from the coding sequence ATGAACAAAGCTATTCAAAAAGCTGTAAGCATCGTCGGTAGCCAGCAGAAGCTCGCCTCATTGTGTGGTGTCGCCCAACCGACAGTTTGGCGCTGGCTGCATGGCGGCGGCATTGACGCCCTTTACGTTAAGCGCATCGAAAACGCTACTGGCGGAAAGGTTAAGGCCGTAGAGATTCGTCCAGACCTGTCGGATCTGATTACAACAAACTGA
- a CDS encoding CII family transcriptional regulator, whose amino-acid sequence MQTATTRNEAQAIQSDIMSRIAAIGVTSLAGAIGVDKSQVSRWQSKGGLVEKASLLLAATGFKRSETMLTFRGEETAELARGLMAMLEHIREPKTE is encoded by the coding sequence ATGCAAACCGCAACAACACGCAACGAAGCCCAAGCGATTCAGAGCGACATCATGAGCCGCATTGCAGCTATCGGAGTGACAAGCCTGGCCGGTGCGATCGGCGTTGATAAATCGCAGGTGAGCCGCTGGCAGAGCAAAGGGGGGCTGGTGGAGAAAGCGAGCCTGCTGCTGGCCGCTACGGGCTTTAAGCGTTCGGAAACCATGCTGACGTTCAGGGGCGAGGAAACCGCAGAGCTGGCGCGCGGGTTAATGGCGATGCTGGAGCACATCCGGGAACCAAAGACGGAATAG
- a CDS encoding DUF4222 domain-containing protein: MSGSQSTELDRYYTDWRGVQVHVIRWDRVERQVIFTREGYPHECMQPLERFKEKFKRVDV; encoded by the coding sequence ATGTCCGGCTCGCAAAGCACTGAGCTCGATCGGTATTACACGGACTGGCGGGGCGTGCAGGTTCACGTCATCCGCTGGGATCGGGTTGAGCGCCAGGTCATTTTCACGCGAGAGGGTTATCCGCATGAGTGCATGCAGCCCCTTGAGAGGTTCAAAGAAAAATTTAAGCGGGTGGATGTATGA
- a CDS encoding helix-turn-helix domain-containing protein, whose amino-acid sequence MSMILMATAMKIKVGNPLRKLVLIKMADNANDDGECWPSYQHIADHCECSKSAVKAHITALITMGLLSKENRLGSNNGKGNTSNIYQLTLGNPVSSENTAPMAGKSIAPVPSKNTGVSGESTGVVSESTAPVSPAGPPCGSTWHQNLSLEPKDNKSSCQVAPQPDESDEEKFLSRHPEAAVFSAKKKIWGSAEDLKCAEWIRSRIVKLYEQAAESDGEVARPKEPNWTDWANEIRLMCSQDGRTHKQICELFAKANRDPFWCKNILSPSKLREKWDDLTLKLSANPTGSNGGHWNTAEAWGNTL is encoded by the coding sequence ATGAGCATGATCCTGATGGCAACGGCCATGAAAATTAAGGTGGGTAACCCGCTGCGTAAGCTAGTGCTCATCAAAATGGCTGACAACGCCAACGATGACGGCGAATGCTGGCCGTCATACCAACACATTGCCGATCATTGCGAGTGCAGTAAGAGCGCGGTAAAGGCACATATCACGGCATTGATAACTATGGGGTTGCTATCCAAAGAGAACCGCCTTGGGAGCAATAACGGGAAGGGCAACACATCAAATATTTACCAGTTGACCTTGGGTAACCCTGTGTCGTCAGAAAACACAGCCCCTATGGCAGGAAAAAGCATAGCCCCTGTGCCGTCAAAAAACACAGGTGTGTCAGGAGAAAGCACAGGTGTGGTGTCAGAAAGCACAGCCCCTGTGTCACCTGCTGGCCCCCCCTGTGGCAGCACGTGGCACCAGAACCTATCACTAGAACCTAAAGACAATAAATCTTCTTGTCAGGTCGCTCCGCAACCCGACGAATCAGACGAGGAGAAGTTTTTATCTCGGCATCCAGAAGCTGCCGTGTTCAGTGCCAAGAAAAAAATCTGGGGTAGCGCTGAAGACCTGAAGTGCGCGGAGTGGATCCGATCTCGCATCGTGAAGCTGTACGAGCAAGCCGCAGAAAGCGATGGGGAGGTTGCCAGACCGAAGGAGCCTAACTGGACTGACTGGGCAAACGAAATCCGCCTGATGTGCTCTCAGGACGGCCGCACGCACAAGCAGATCTGCGAGTTGTTCGCGAAGGCAAACCGGGATCCGTTCTGGTGTAAGAACATCCTGAGTCCGTCAAAGCTGCGTGAGAAGTGGGACGACCTGACATTGAAGCTTAGCGCCAACCCTACCGGATCTAATGGTGGACACTGGAACACGGCCGAAGCCTGGGGTAACACGCTATGA
- a CDS encoding replication protein P produces the protein MNKFMSAIQNRDGGALARMMPAEPQARVVNGNAEKLVDLLFTNLMQVFPAAKQTALSTPAEVAAAKRQWILAFAENGITSVEQLQAGMRMARQQESDFWPSCGKFIGWCKTGAALNAGLPSVDDVEAEFKRYSANRGHVRPEDFNWSAPVMYWIVIDVRHQMLQHNHTESEIRKSIQQHLNRWAKRLAKGERVPTPAPQIAYKQHIPAPSELIDKDGKFQRKGEELLARIRAKRQGQPT, from the coding sequence ATGAACAAATTCATGAGTGCTATTCAAAATCGCGATGGTGGAGCTCTGGCGCGGATGATGCCGGCGGAGCCACAGGCTCGGGTAGTCAATGGGAATGCGGAAAAATTGGTTGATCTGTTGTTCACCAACCTCATGCAAGTCTTTCCTGCGGCAAAGCAGACAGCGTTGAGCACCCCAGCAGAGGTTGCGGCGGCAAAGCGTCAATGGATCCTGGCATTCGCTGAGAACGGGATCACCTCGGTCGAACAACTGCAAGCTGGCATGCGCATGGCTCGTCAGCAAGAGAGCGACTTCTGGCCGAGTTGCGGGAAGTTCATTGGCTGGTGCAAGACGGGCGCGGCTTTGAATGCCGGCTTGCCATCGGTTGATGATGTTGAGGCGGAGTTCAAGCGCTACAGCGCTAATCGCGGTCACGTCCGCCCAGAAGATTTCAACTGGTCGGCTCCGGTCATGTACTGGATTGTGATCGACGTTCGTCACCAGATGCTCCAGCACAACCACACCGAAAGTGAGATCCGCAAATCAATTCAACAGCACCTCAACCGCTGGGCTAAACGACTGGCTAAAGGCGAGCGCGTCCCAACCCCCGCGCCACAAATCGCCTACAAGCAGCATATCCCAGCACCATCAGAGCTAATAGACAAAGACGGCAAATTTCAGCGCAAAGGTGAAGAGCTGCTGGCTCGCATTCGCGCCAAAAGACAGGGACAACCAACATGA
- a CDS encoding DUF968 domain-containing protein — MRAIVKAAIQRDLGIALIPVDEKLALHMTGRVMVSTLPDEFKSSPEGILPAVEHEIANDPRLQDFFKHERVTNACGGVNSIEAWATQFTKCQYSKHDRPATILDTERVGHSAVRICPQCYKQSLGVSPKIEKIAARNTARWVVATAKHRLKSEGQLTIPELMLWAMLSGLFDLIPDDVARTVTDLPEPKVISGIRKESDMDCQPAVKELIAKQAQKCFKVDPEVPGAFVLRPKKTRAEDSKYTRWVKTRPCCGCGGRSDDPHHIIGHGQGGMGTKAHDFFTIPLCRKCHDALHEDVAAWEAEHGSQVELLFEFLDFSFGIGAIA, encoded by the coding sequence ATGAGAGCAATAGTCAAAGCAGCGATACAGCGTGATCTGGGTATTGCCTTGATCCCGGTGGACGAAAAGCTGGCGTTACACATGACAGGCCGCGTGATGGTTTCCACGCTGCCCGACGAGTTCAAATCATCTCCTGAAGGCATACTGCCGGCGGTTGAGCATGAAATCGCCAATGACCCACGCCTGCAGGATTTCTTCAAACATGAGCGCGTGACGAATGCCTGTGGCGGCGTTAACTCGATTGAAGCCTGGGCGACGCAGTTCACGAAATGCCAGTACAGCAAGCACGATCGTCCGGCGACTATTTTGGACACTGAGCGCGTAGGGCATTCAGCCGTTCGTATCTGCCCGCAGTGCTACAAACAAAGCCTGGGTGTATCACCGAAGATTGAAAAAATCGCTGCACGCAACACGGCGCGCTGGGTGGTAGCAACGGCCAAACATCGCCTGAAGTCTGAGGGACAGCTGACAATCCCTGAGCTGATGCTGTGGGCCATGCTGTCCGGTTTATTCGATCTGATCCCCGATGACGTCGCGCGCACCGTCACCGACTTACCGGAGCCAAAGGTGATCAGTGGCATCCGCAAAGAATCCGACATGGATTGCCAGCCGGCGGTAAAAGAACTCATCGCTAAGCAGGCCCAGAAGTGTTTCAAAGTCGATCCTGAAGTCCCTGGCGCCTTTGTACTGCGTCCGAAGAAAACCCGTGCCGAAGACAGCAAATATACCCGCTGGGTTAAGACTCGGCCCTGCTGCGGTTGCGGAGGGCGCTCAGACGACCCTCACCACATCATCGGTCACGGGCAGGGCGGCATGGGAACCAAGGCCCACGACTTCTTCACTATCCCGCTGTGCCGTAAATGCCACGACGCATTGCACGAGGATGTAGCGGCCTGGGAAGCGGAACATGGAAGCCAGGTTGAACTGCTGTTTGAGTTCCTGGATTTCTCCTTCGGCATCGGGGCAATCGCATGA